The Vicinamibacteria bacterium genome segment AAAGGTAGCTTCTGGAAGCTACCTTCTAACCATGCGAGCGGTGGGGCTGAAAGTGCTCAAAAACAGGCTGAGCGAATATGTACGTCTCGCCGCATCGGGCGAGACGGTGCTGGTGACCGATCGGGACAGAGTCGTGGCCGAGCTCGTGCCTCCGAGAGAAGAGCGCAGCCCGATCGTCGCGGACGCGTTTCTCGCTGACGCCGTCCGCAGCGGA includes the following:
- a CDS encoding type II toxin-antitoxin system Phd/YefM family antitoxin: MRAVGLKVLKNRLSEYVRLAASGETVLVTDRDRVVAELVPPREERSPIVADAFLADAVRSGWVTPPTVHSEEPPPRLPVAPVNAVLGGLDEDRSDR